The following coding sequences lie in one Populus trichocarpa isolate Nisqually-1 chromosome 14, P.trichocarpa_v4.1, whole genome shotgun sequence genomic window:
- the LOC18104882 gene encoding uncharacterized protein LOC18104882 isoform X4 has product MEIEGGGGAAIRALGSFFKLTEVYIWNDGSTETREISLLPESTKSSRDLDDISFSIPASTIEISEILENEQLIKQMDALGLPFSFLSNKETSNKMKKSKRRGARLKHSRSHKEAKEEALEFTQVSGLEIVSPSVLNDSTSNSLCCMSMMGQSESCFYDVAVGIDETECPTGDSASSTKIISGAVREKNLGGTSHCLSNAGHEYESVPHNDVMSKDDDNGGQSLSNSDGAPPGVCCLTDAGVNHGEKEIANRLMEYECLEESSAANHHEEGDKFCNDSGTEHLGISEPAEFSQSSEVVGHGEIDSYNYYGDFGDWGVYWDSLYMRYYFHNVKTDTCTWYPPPGMEHLASGDITDELNEATAEVTEMDGGPSFSCSSLNYHETSEGPPNDESCLNKSSDEVSMEIGVATGNSMPGLTIVPANGSFEHADECLVNGSCDDEVALHLPSAVQECMDGLMSTVTEEVTEESDIYLEIADPATDNLDIQLNPAIRKPKKKEKKTRVHKKSSMNSEDLQSEQMFEEFSSNIAKYWCQRYTLFSRFDDGIRMDEEGWFSVTPEPIAKHHALRCMGDTIIDCFTGVGGNAIQFAQRYKHVIAIDIDPKKIDYAFHNASIYGVSDQIDFIEGDFFALASKLKVEKNFMNGKLKAITAYFSNTVIEGQ; this is encoded by the exons ATGGAAAttgaaggtggtggtggtgcagCGATTAGAGCTCTTGGCTCTTTCTTCAAGCTCACTGAAGTCTACATATG GAACGATGGCTCGACGGAGACACGAGAAATATCTTTGCTTCCTGAGTCCACT AAATCATCTAGAGACTTGGACGATATTAGCTTCAGCATCCCAGCCTCAACTATTG aaataagTGAAATATTAGAGAATGAACAACTGATCAAACAGATGGATGCATTAGGGCTTCCCTTTTCCTTCTTGTCTAACAAGGAG ACGAgcaacaaaatgaagaaaagcAAAAGGAGAGGTGCTCGCTTGAAGCATTCCCGTAGTCATAAAGAAGCCAAGGAAGAAGCATTAGAATTTACCCAAGTGAGTGGGTTGGAGATTGTATCTCCTTCTGTTTTGAATGATAGCACAAGCAATTCCTTATGTTGCATGTCAATGATGGGCCAAAGTGAATCCTGTTTTTATGATGTTGCAGTGGGTATCGATGAAACTGAATGCCCCACTGGTGATTCAGCAAGTTCGACTAAGATTATTTCTGGTGCTGTCAGGGAGAAAAACCTTGGGGGGACATCTCACTGTCTGTCTAATGCTGGCCATGAATACGAGTCTGTACCACACAATGATGTTATGTCCAAGGATGATGATAATGGAGGACAAAGTTTGAGCAATTCAGATGGTGCACCTCCAGGAGTGTGCTGTCTAACAGATGCAGGTGTCAACCATGGTGAGAAGGAAATTGCCAACAGGTTGATGGAGTATGAGTGTCTAGAAGAGTCATCTGCTGCTAACCATCATGAAGAAGGTGATAAGTTTTGCAATGATAGTGGCACAGAGCATTTGGGGATTTCTGAACCTGCTGAGTTCTCTCAGAGTTCAGAAGTGGTTGGACATGGTGAAATAGACAGTTATAACTACTATGGTGATTTTGGAGATTGGGGGGTGTATTGGGACTCTCTGTACATGAGATATTACTTCCACAATGTCAAAACAGACACTTGTACATGGTATCCACCCCCTGGTATGGAACATCTAGCATCTGGCGATATCACTGATGAATTGAATGAAGCAACTGCTGAAGTGACTGAAATGGATGGAGGGCCTTCCTTTTCCTGCAGTTCACTTAATTATCACGAGACATCTGAGGGACCACCAAATGATGAGAGCTGTTTAAATAAATCATCCGATGAAGTTTCGATGGAGATTGGAGTTGCAACTGGCAACTCCATGCCTGGTTTAACTATAGTCCCTGCAAATGGAAGTTTTGAGCATGCAGATGAATGTCTTGTCAATGGAAGTTGTGATGATGAAGTTGCATTGCACTTACCATCAGCTGTGCAGGAGTGTATGGACGG CCTGATGAGTACAGTCACGGAAGAAGTTACTGAGGAGAGTGATATCTATCTTGAAATTGCTGATCCCGCAACTGATAATTTGGATATCCAGCTTAACCCTGCCAtcagaaaaccaaaaaagaaagagaaaaaaacacgaGTCCataagaaatcatcaatgaatagtGAAG ACCTTCAAAGTGAGCAGATGTTTGAAGAGTTTTCTTCAAACATCGCCAAATATTGGTGTCAAAGGTACACCTTATTTTCCAGATTTGATGATGGTATAAGAATGGATGAAGAAGGATGGTTTTCTGTTACACCAGAGCCTATAGCCAAGCATCATGCATTGCGTTGTATGGGGGACACCATAATTGACTGTTTCACTGGTGTTGGTGGAAATGCCATTCAATTTGCACAGAG GTACAAACATGTCATCGCAATTGATATTGATCCGAAGAAGATTGATTATGCATTTCACAATGCTTCCATCTATGGAGTTAGTGATCAAATAGACTTTATAGAAGGGGACTTTTTTGCTTTGGCATCAAAACTGAAG GTTGAGAAGAACTTTATGAATGGCAAGTTGAAGGCAATAACTGCTTACTTCAGCAACACGGTGATTGAAGGACAATAA